A stretch of Telopea speciosissima isolate NSW1024214 ecotype Mountain lineage chromosome 11, Tspe_v1, whole genome shotgun sequence DNA encodes these proteins:
- the LOC122645723 gene encoding 11-beta-hydroxysteroid dehydrogenase A-like encodes MELLQNLLNLVIPQITLVFLCLMLPFLFIFKFIHFIFRHLFPEKMRGKVVLITGASSGIGEHLAYEYAKKGAYLVLVARREESLRKVAEKAGNLGSPDVLVVPADVSRVDQCKQFIDEAVNHFGRLDHLVCNAGIGSYCAFQDISDITNFVPVMDINFWGSIYPTYYAIPHLKRWKGKIIVNASVLGWINAPRGSVYGATKAALIQFYDSLRIEVAPEISIVIISPGFVESEITQGKNLTKTGKIEDDQGMRNVLRGLIPVPFQSTENCAKGIVNGACRGDKHITEPFLYNVLYLLKILSPDLVEWITHLIYRTLLNPT; translated from the exons ATGGAATTGCTTCAGAATCTTCTGAACTTGGTGATTCCCCAAATCACTTTAGTTTTTCTTTGTCTCATGCTACCTTTTCTCTTCATTTTCAAGTTCATCCATTTCATTTTCAGGCACCTCTTCCCTGAGAAAATGAGGGGAAAAGTTGTTCTCATCACTGGTGCATCTTCAGGCATTGGCGag CATCTAGCATATGAATATGCTAAGAAAGGAGCATATCTAGTACTTGTTGCAAGAAGAGAGGAAAGCCTTAGAAAAGTTGCAGAGAAGGCTGGTAATCTTGGTTCCCCTGATGTGTTAGTTGTTCCTGCAGATGTGTCTAGAGTTGATCAATGCAAGCAATTCATTGATGAAGCTGTGAACCATTTTGGCAGAT TGGATCATCTGGTTTGCAATGCTGGGATTGGTAGCTATTGCGCATTCCAAGATATATCTGACATAACAAATTTTGTACCAGTGATG GATATAAACTTCTGGGGATCAATATATCCCACTTATTATGCAATTCCTCACCTCAAAAGGTGGAAAGGCAAGATCATTGTGAATGCATCAGTACTTGGGTGGATAAATGCACCAAGGGGAAGTGTATATGGT GCAACCAAAGCAGCATTAATACAATTCTACGACAGCCTAAGAATCGAAGTCGCCCCAGAGATTTCGATAGTTATAATTAGTCCTGGTTTTGTAGAATCAGAGATTACCCAAGGTAAAAATCTAACCAAGACAGGGAAGATTGAAGATGATCAAGGAATGAGAAAT GTACTAAGAGGATTAATTCCAGTTCCATTCCAGAGTACAGAGAACTGTGCAAAGGGTATTGTGAATGGGGCATGCCGTGGAGACAAACACATTACAGAGCCATTTTTGTATAATGTGCTTTACCTCTTAAAGATCCTCAGCCCTGACTTGGTCGAATGGATTACTCACTTGATATACAGAACCTTGCTAAACCCcacttga